A DNA window from Deinococcus ruber contains the following coding sequences:
- a CDS encoding phosphodiester glycosidase family protein has protein sequence MRPVLLSLLLLSACSPAHALKSGEVNAGGQMYAVVTIQPGLDVLRLYWQRPDGQPYGLIGALKSDLAKQGKTLLFATNSGIYAPGLRPLGLHVQAGRELVGLNHARSGGNFALLPNGVFWIKGNRAGVTESRAYERLNMSPDFASQSGPLLVQGGQLHPSFNAGSKSVKLRSGVGVCAGGVVKFAMSEGAVNFYDFARFFRDTLGCPDALYLDGSISTFYTPDRGDSQLLAYAGIWGVTK, from the coding sequence TTCTTTCTCTGCTCCTGCTTTCCGCCTGCTCTCCTGCCCACGCACTGAAAAGTGGCGAGGTGAATGCTGGCGGGCAGATGTACGCGGTGGTAACGATTCAGCCCGGCCTGGACGTGCTGCGGCTGTACTGGCAGCGCCCGGACGGGCAGCCATATGGCCTGATCGGTGCCCTGAAATCCGATCTGGCGAAGCAGGGCAAAACGCTGCTGTTCGCGACCAACAGCGGCATCTATGCGCCGGGGCTGCGCCCGCTGGGGCTGCATGTGCAGGCGGGCCGCGAACTGGTCGGCCTGAACCATGCCCGCAGCGGCGGAAACTTCGCCCTGCTTCCCAACGGCGTCTTCTGGATCAAGGGCAACAGGGCGGGCGTGACCGAATCGCGGGCCTACGAGCGCCTGAACATGTCGCCCGATTTCGCCAGCCAGTCGGGGCCGCTCCTGGTGCAGGGTGGGCAACTTCACCCGAGTTTCAATGCGGGCAGCAAAAGCGTGAAGCTTCGCAGCGGCGTGGGCGTGTGTGCGGGTGGTGTGGTCAAGTTCGCCATGAGTGAAGGCGCGGTCAATTTCTACGACTTCGCCCGCTTCTTCCGCGACACGCTGGGCTGCCCCGACGCCCTGTATCTGGACGGCAGTATCAGCACGTTCTATACGCCGGACAGAGGAGACTCGC